Below is a window of Rhodamnia argentea isolate NSW1041297 chromosome 11, ASM2092103v1, whole genome shotgun sequence DNA.
TGTGCTTTGTGACATGCCAATCACTTGTCGTTGGGCACCCTTGAACATCGGAATCCATTTCATGTCTTAATTTCGTGTGTTGGAAAGCATTTCTTCCAAAACGATGCCCCTGGTTTTCCCCACCCAAAAATTTTCCTAGCGAAGTGgatgaataaggtggataaaaTCTCCAAGTCAAACTAACCAACGTGTtttttcagtaaaaaaaaaaaagaagaaagaaaagaattatcAATATTCAAATATATCATAATGGACTGAGGCAACCGGATCGCGCCTCGCGAGATGGGCCGGCCCAGCTGAGCCCAACTCGAACATACAATTCCATTCTCTCTTTCCCCGTCCGTAATCTCATTGAACAAGTTCGGGCGAAAATGATGCAAATCTCAAACAACATCACCACCACCTCTGCGAGCTGAGACTTGTTCACTGTAATATTACCAAATGGAGAATAATCTGGTGCATGATGCAGCTACTTGCTGGTCTTGGACCGGACACACTGGAGGACGAACATGCTCACGTCCCTGTTGATCCCCTACATCTTCTTGAGCCTCCCTTCGTTGTTGTTCTCCATTCTCAGGTAATCTGCTGAATGAATGCATACATCCGCTGTCCATTCTATTAACTAAACCAGAATGCAAGAAGTGATTGCTTGAGATGAGATACTTTGAACCCCGTGCTGCAGGGGAGAGATTGGCAAGTGGATTGCTTTCGTCGCAGTCGTCCTGCGCCTTTTCTTTCCTCGGCACTTCCCAGGTACGCAAAGACATCAATTCTTCAATCATCCTGCACGGTTCGCACATCCCCATATGGTCATAATATCCCCGAACgcaccaaaaaaattttctagtGCAGTACTAGGAACATGATATGATTATCGTCACCACCATTTTGACAGATTGGCTGGAGATGCCCGGCGCTCTGATTCTCCTGATAGTGGTGGCTCCGAGCCTGTTCGCGAGCACCATAAAGGGGAGCTGGATCGGGGTGGCCATCTGCCTCGCCATCGCGTGTTACTTGCTGCAAGAGCACATCCGAGCCTCCGGCGGGTTCCGCAACTCGTTCACGAAAGCGAACGGCATCTCTAACACGGTCGGCTTGATCATCCTGTTCGTCTACCCGGCGTGGGCATTGGTGGTCGACATCCTGTAGGCtgattttgacaatttgctgaTTCCCACCGTGGTTGGTAATGGGGGACTCGTGTTGCTCGTTTGATGTCATTTTCCAGGGACTTGTTTTTTACCACTGTTGGAATCCAAATTGACCTGTAAAAAACGTGTGGGACCAAATACTTCATGAAAGGAATGTTGGGGTTCCGGGCGGTGGGCGGCTGTGTCGTGCTGAAAGAAATGGTATTGCCTTTTTTCAGTACTTAcaagtggataaaaaaaaaatctaaaaataccaATTTTGATCTATTGAAAATGCAAGTTAATTTAATGGAAAATCCGAGAGAACAAGGGTGATGAGTTTGGGAAGTCCAAGGTTGTCCAGACTGTGACTTCTTTAGTTTTTCTCCCCAGGGTAATAATTGTTATTGAGCTGCTGGTGGAGTTTTGAACACGTGAGATAACGATGGGTCTAACGCGGGTGCAACAACTTCAAGAATCCAagcacacaaaaatcaaaattcatcccAATTTTCCGACATGAAATCTAACACAAccttagcatttttttttttttccaaatcaaagaACTTCCGGCCAAAGCAAGCGAGAACTGTAACTTAATAAACTCACTTTCCATGAACTTCTATAACaacatgaaagaagaagaagaataagaagaaaggaCTTTTACCTTATGTGCCCGCTTAAATGTCCATCCCCACCGACTTTGTCGGCGACGCTTGTTCGTTTCCTCCTTTAATTCCTCCCAAGCGCAATTGCCGTTTGGCCCAAGAAAATGTGACCTCCCGTCCCGATTCCTCAGATTACACAATCCTCGAtcttaatttcaatttcaatttcaatttggaTTTCATTTTCTGGGTCATGCTCAAAAGGAacgaaattcaaaaataatcaATGAATGCACCAATCGAAGCGACCTCCCCACCCCCTCCTCTGTCCCCTTTCCCCCGCCATTTAATGCCCTCCCAGTCCCAGTCCCATTTAATTTGACTcgcttctcaaaaaaaaaaaaaaaactcaattcaattcaataaataaaaattaaattttttgcagaaCCAGCCCCCCCTCCACCATTTCGTCTCTCCCTGTGTGTCCATTAAAAGCACTTGTTGACCCCATTTCCCACTTCCACCCGCACTTCCCTGTCCCATCTCCTACCGTCCATCCCCCGCGCCTCCCTTCCTCCCCCGTCCACGTGTCCACCCCACTTGATCCATCCcctcccccccgcccccccgGCTCGGAGTCGCCGCCGGTCTGAATTTTCAAGTTCCCTGGTTCCCCTACTGCTACTACCTCCTGTTGAACCGCTCCGGCGAGAGCAGCGCCTCGGGATCGC
It encodes the following:
- the LOC115735641 gene encoding cold-regulated 413 plasma membrane protein 1-like — encoded protein: MGKHGSLAMRTDRVASDLIASDLKEMSYAAKKLMNHAIELRSSGLGTTILECVASVAAIYLLVLDRTHWRTNMLTSLLIPYIFLSLPSLLFSILRGEIGKWIAFVAVVLRLFFPRHFPDWLEMPGALILLIVVAPSLFASTIKGSWIGVAICLAIACYLLQEHIRASGGFRNSFTKANGISNTVGLIILFVYPAWALVVDIL